The DNA window TCAAGATCTCTTCTGACTATTACAACGAGGGTATAAAATCACTCAATTAAGTGTatactttattaaatttaaaatattgaaatttatttGGCTTCGATTGAGTTTAGTAAAATACACTGTGAATTCGGAAAGTGATAGTAATTACTGACTGCTAACTACCTCACTAGAGATAGTTAGCAGTAATAGAAAATGTGAGATTTACGCATAAAAAGTGGACTGAGTTAATCTCCCCATATAGCTTTTCGTTGATTAACTAAGTAATTAATTAGCTTCTATATTAGGTATTGGACTATGATTGGCGCGGCCTATTATTCCGCTGAAATATCTTTTCCGCTAACACTAATTCAAGATTAATTTTCTATTCCAATGTTTCCTAAGAATTAATTTTACAATGTTGACTTCTCATAATATTTAAATTCAGAGGAATTTAGAACATCCACAATATGGAGCACTCTGTGTATCATTattttccccttttttctcaGTGATATCATTGACCTCATTATCTTAACTTCAAACCATTTGTAAATATATCACTGACATCATTATCTTAACTTCAAACCATTTGTAAAAGAGAAATGGTTTATAGACATAATGGCATTGCCAAAATAGGAGCTAAAAGtagtaattttatattatattgtctttattattaaattaatgttTTACATGTATACTATTTTACCCTTAATGGTATAAAACGTATGTATAACTTCAATTAAGGAAGGTGAGTGTATTAATGAGATTTGTGtctagcaattaattaaatttcaaagatttttaattcattttttattaagttCTCTCTCCTCTTCTCTAATTATATGTCTCTCAAtaaattctctcttttttctcatAATTCTCCATCAATaaattctcattttctttttctccaaTTATAGTTTTGCATCAACAAATGATCTCTCTTCCAATTTGCTCATTTCCAATTTtctataacaataaaaaaaattatttatatcatTTTGTCACATACAGATTACAATACGCATTTGATTAATTCCCTTTGCCTTGTCTCTtcacaaaattaatactactaactttttattcattagaacaaaattatttatttatgagaaTAGTAACTTTATTTCCAAAATAGTAACTTTTATTTGCAATAATAGTAACTTTTATTTGCAATAACAGTAACTTTTATTCCCAAAACATTAACTTTTATTTGCAAggataataaattttattcataagaataataacttttatttgttggaacaataattttatttaactaGGACTATAACTATTATTTGTTGCAATAATGCTTTTAttgattatattaataatattttattaattaaaatgattatatttttaaCAATTATAATAACTCTTGTAAAATagcaaaaataaataacttttttCCGCAATAAATAACTTTTATTTGTAACAAACTATATTAgatgaataaattaatatattaaacactaatttttcgtaataaatgtaaattttattCCCAATAACAATACTCTTTATTCTACGATAAAGTGAAGTTAATAACAAGCTCTCTATCTATCCAATAGACCAAAGGATTTGAGTCATCACATGTTAAATAGAAACCTATTATTGatccttttaaaaaaataaattttattaaaaaaaacaataacttttcttgaaaatatcaacacgatgacattaaaatatcaacatataatgtcaacacagtatattgatatgtcaacaaaattatgtggacattttaatgtcactgtattgacatttttaattcactgcattgatgagttaacaatttaagaaaGTTAGCAACAGATCACTCCCTTGTAACAAAAGCTAtagaaaataatacaaaaataagATAACGCAAAAAAATGCTTCATCataataactatattattttattataaaattcaaatttgaagaagaaaaatattttaattttaattttttgttttttcatatattaaaataaatgatttcATTGTTGTATATTTtagaatattttaaaaaaagaacaagatataaaagaatagtagtactatattaagttatcaaattattttataattaaatataacattttagttatatagtgtgttaattaatactactataatgataaatttataatctgaattaatattttttaaataagtaTTAAATTAACATGacataagtatatatatacctaTGATGTTTTTGAAATCCATTTATAACTTTAATGCATGATTCACGTTTATCTCTAATAaatgtatttaatttgatttaatttttcttaactAGATATATATCCATTTAATATGACATTAGGGTAGATTAGtcacaatataaaatataattatggcAAAGTGACATAGGGGCATTATGTGTCTAAATTACTACCATTTGTAAAATACGAAATCACTTCATTAAAACATGCAAATTAATAATgttaactaaaataaattattaatactcaattcaaattataaaaaaggaagtaatattaataatactaattcaaataataataataattaaaaaatgtgatttttccTTCTCCCGTGAGTCAGAAATGGCAAAAACCAGACCCCCAAGGCCCCCATCCCCGAAACCAACCAAGCACCACCTGCCATTTCGGTCCCCATCCCTACCCCTGCCGCCCCAGCTGTGAGGCTGGGGCGACCCCTCGTCCACAATTGTGGGTGAtcttaattaaagatttaaagATTCACTATTAAGCAAACATGTGACAGGAGGtttaattttcaattatgtCTGATTTAAACACTCGAAACTGTGTGACCCAAATTTAGGTGGAGCGCAGTCTAATAAATATTGGATTGGTACATACATTTATTTGGGGACTCAACTCCCAGCTTTTGGAATTTATCTTATTCGATTTTGCCGTTACATTTTTGGAACTATGACCACCTAGTCCAATTGTCGTGTCGAGTGTTAATTTACTACTTAAAAGTAGATATGTAACACTTTTAGtattttctaaataaaaagTGATCAATCATGATTTCTCAATCATCCCATTCATGATTTGAATCCTCAACTAAATGtttaagataaatattttatcaattaaattACATTTTATCGTCATGTTGGTTTAGTCACATCAATCATACAAATGTTTATAATTCGTAGTATAtgtttaaaaattgaaatataattaaatcttgaaataataataataataataatattatttattattattattattattattattattattattattatttcagtAGAGAAAAGTATCCCAAAAAATGGGAATTTAGGGGTTTCTGAATGCAAAAAGAAAGTTAGCTTTAGAACACACTAAAATTGAGGATATCAAATAACATTATCATGAGTTAATCTATATCAATGTTTATCGTTgagtaaaaatattttttcctaTAACGGCTATTGATATTTCTAGTTCAGTATATtatgggggtgttcggtttgcaaaatTGTATCCCGAGATtaaatttatagtgtgtttggttcatgagattcaatcccataACATAATTATAGATAAATAATCATCAGATAATTAATATAGCTAAAATCATGTAATTTAACAattcaatcttaaattatatcttattattattttatcttagaaATCAAAAGTATTAATAAAGGTGTTGTACTAGTTTCCTTTTTGACATTGAATGCACACTACTTTCCTTTTTGACATTGAATGTTGTGTACACTAGCTAGTAGCAAGTTGAATTTCAATATTTGAAGGACAAAAACGGGTGGGCGACTTTGTTTTTTCCCTCCACAAAATCCAGATCTGTAGCGCTCATCTTCCCGCCATTTCAACCCTAACCTAAAACCGCCGACCGGAACCCCACAGTCCACATAGTCGCCGGACTGAGGTAAATTTCTCTAAATTCGTGCATCTTTTTATTCGTTTAAATGTTCTGCTTAAAATCCGACTTGTGTTATGCTTCTGTACGAACTGCTGGTTTCTTCGAATTCAATTGGATTCGTGACATCGAGTCTGAATGCGTTGGTTTTTCAGGGCAAGGTCTACAAATCTTGTTTGAAGAGCTGAGAATTTTAGTATTAAAAAAGGTGAACACAGCATTAGAATCTATGTTATTGTGTTTGTCCTGTGCTCGCATTTGTTGTCATCTTCATCTCGATTGAAgtagatttgaaaaaaaaaattattgaaaccACAGCAGTAATACATTAGTATTTATGTCATGATTGCTtgcattttgataaaaaaaataaaaataaaaattcacataCATATTGACATTAGATCTACTATGAGGAAATTGTTAAAATAGATCATAATTTGAGATATGTGGGCTTTCTTGTTACATCCCAAATTCTAATAGTAATTACTTTAAAAGTAAAAAGTTCATTTAAAATCAGCCTTGTAGCTGTAGATCTGTAAAACCATTCTTAACACTTAAAAGGTTGTGAGcagttatttttcaattttgtcaAATCTCAGAAATTTTGGGTGAGAAAGTTAGTAGGTCAAAGAACTGAAGAAGTCCTCAATGATGAAGCAAAGACCTAGGATTGCATAAACTGATAACAATAATGTCAAAAGGTACATAATAAATTCCAGTGCATGTCTGAATGTGTCCTGTGTTTGCAAATGGCCAAAATTTTCAGTGTGGTAGCTCTGGATCAGGTATCATTCATCAACCTTTTCCTTCCAGGTAGCTGTTGTGACTGAGAACAGGGATAATGAAAGGGTGAAATCTTGTCCGCAATTGGTAGCTCAGTCTTGTTTAGTAAAGGCGACTGGTATATGGATAATTTACACCAGCAAACTGCATGCTCTGCCGGTGCAGAAGCAGTTCTAAGCCTTCAACCCAGCTCTTCAATTTCTCTCACGTATCATTCTCTATTTGGCCCCCACAATGACCTTATGCTTCTTGAACTCGACGACAAGCTCCTCCCTGACATCCTCCATCAAAGGTGTGAGCACCAAATTTTCTTCCAACAAAAAATCTACACATTATGATTAAGAGTTGTGATTCTTGCTTGTCATATTTGTTTATCAAGTCCTTACCATAGTATATATACTTTGTGATTTCTCTTCAACTTATGGTCTTGTTTATGACTTTTATAGAGTAACACTAAGAGGACAGCCTGATGAGGATGCAGTTCTTTGTACTTCGTCAAAGACATATGCTGTTAAATTTGTGGGTACATCAAATTCCATGCTTCTCATACCTTCCTCAGAAGATGTCTCCAGATCCCATAATAACAAAGATGATGGCAGCATGGCAGTTGCATCTGTCCTCAAAGTTGCTCCTGGTTGCATGGAACTTGTTGAGGTAGCACCAAAATTAGATGAACTAAAATTGCTCCTCTCTCAAAAACCTTATAGTTTTGGTGAAGCCTCAGAGATGGACACATCAGAGGAGAGGGAGGAGACAGGGTTGGGTCTATACAGGTGGGAGGATCTAGTCGAAAGGATTCAAGCAAGTGACGAGGAATTAAAGATGGGTCTGCAATCCATTTCAGCAGTAGAAATTGATGGATATTGGCGGATTTTGGATGAGAGTTATATGCACGCAATCCTAAGCATGCTTTTGCACAATGTGATATTGAACAATTGGTCTATCAATGCACTTGATGAGGATGAAGTTCTGGGCATGCTGGAAGCAGATGGATTTCCTAGAAATGTTGCAAAGCATTGCTTGCAAGCATATGGAAGTAAGATTGATGATGAGGGTGTTTGTGTAAGTCATCTGTGGAAATTGGACGAGAGGCGTGTTTGCGTGTGCCTAGCAAGAGAAATCCTGAAAGGAGGGAAGATGAAACTTGAAATCTTTATGGAGAAGTGGATGCGGAAGCTTCCTGATGGGATGTGTGCTAGTTTTGAGATGTTGGAAGGTGAAATTCTAACAGAAAAGCTAGGAATTGAAACTTGGTTGTATCCTTTCAGTGTGTCTTCTCTCCCTTCGACTCCCGCAGAGCGGTTTGCCATACTATTTCAGCAGCGGCTCAAGTGGGAGTGGAAGGATCTGCAGCCATATGTTCGGTTAGACTCATTATCCATCTACATTTGCATTGTGTACTTGTTTGCTCTTCTCCCTCTTTCTGACAAGATACCTGTTGCTGCTCCAATTTTCATGTGCAGGGATCTAAAAGTGCCAGGCCTTACTTCAGAGGCTTTACTCCTCAAATATACTAGAAGAAGTCAGCCAACTGCCGAGGCAGAGCCTGTCTTCAGTGCTAGATAATACACCTTTTTTACGGCGTTTCAGTGCTTACGTTTTCAGGTCGAAAGTGGAGTCCAGGATTAAAATTTGAGCAAGGGAACACTCTTTTGCACTTGGTATGCTCTAACTCAGCCATATAATTTAGTAGATTATATGGTGAAATAAAGACTATTTACGTGGGTTTGATCCAAGTGAAATATGGAAAGTTGGTTAGAAACTTAAGAGGTGATGAAGCAGTGAACATTTTGCCATTTCTTTCAACTAAAAATGAGGCCGACACACTGATTTACTCAACTCAACTGTTTGTTGAAAAATCATGTATTGCCAGCAGTATCTTAAAACAGTGTCCCACAAATGCATAACTCCTACTTTTGTATTCACTTGTTGTCTGCCATGAGCTGTGGGCCAGTCAACTAGATGTCTAAATCAACATTCACATCTATTAATTCCTACATTTTACTTTTCCATTTTGACATTTTCAGTCGCTTTTGGTCTACCTGTTTTTGTGGTCGCAGCTTTAAATCCAAATATCTCTACCaagattaattaatcaaccttTTTCCAGGAAACCAACTTCTTACGTGATGAAATAATAATCCAACTATGCCTATATTTAACTCTCTCGAAGATACACAAAATAGGAATGGCTGAAGAATAGACCAGAGTATCTATGTATACAAGAAAGTAAGCTAATAAACGACTCCTAACTACTATCAAACTAACTTCAAGAAACAAGATACATCTTGATTTTACCAATGGCTACTCTTTTTTCAAAGCATTAGAGCATGTATAGATGAGTTGTATATCCATCTCCAACAGATATAATACCtttattttggaaatttttaatattttgatgcCAATAAACCCATTCCTTTGCCATTTGTTTCAAATCAATACCCTTTAAAATTAAAACCATTAAAAAGCATGTTAAATTACAAAATCATATAAGTTTTATTCAATTACTCATGGAAAAAGATGCGGTAACAAAAAAGATAGCAATGAAACTTCAAAATACAATAATGATTAATAATCAAGATTGTGAAGATGATCATTATTTTAACTTTGGAGATACTTTCAAGTATAACCATGGTTAGGGCAGGTACTAAAGAGCAATTAATAACAGCAAAATGTATTTTGCCAAGCACAACCGTAGATTAGCCTAGGTTTCTAGAGACAtgcaagaaattaaaaaaaaatgtgtttaGATCCAGATCAAAATACCTTGCTCAAAGCAAACTCTCTATGTCGAATTggtacaaaaaaataaatttatctgTTAAACAGGCCGTACAAAATCTAATGATTCTCCTTCACCATCTCAAGAGAAGACGAAAAATTTACTTCACCATTCAGTCAAAAGAGATAACTTCTTCCGAGACATCCAATAATTCCTCTACTTCCACCTCTTTCGCTTCGtactcttcttcctcatcactcGCTTCTCCATCACGCAGCTTCTGTCTCTCCAATTTTTCTTCCTCGTGCAATCGCTTCCATTCACTAATCCATCTAGCCCACTCTTCCTTCAGCGCCTTTCTCTTCTCACGGTCCTGCTCACTCAGCAACATAGATACATCTTGATCCTCAGCCTCGTATTTCTTGCTGTACTTCTTCAAATTCTTGGCAATCTCTTCTTCCTTTTCAGCTGTCAAGAAAGATGGAGGCCTTGGGCGCCACAGAAACTGCGGTTTAAACCACTCGACATAGTGAGTGACAAAATCCATCTAGGTGGTTAATACTATATCTCATTCACTCATTACCTGTAACTTTCTCGTCCCCGtctgtttaatttttttcaataaagctAGTCATACCAAGAAATGATTAATTTAGATGAAAGGAGAACTTACTTGAAAGAAATGATCCTTAAGGATTCGGTATAGCAGTTTTCCATTGAAGGACCACACGTTAAAACCATTTTCCATCTCATGGACGGATGTGACTGCAGTCACGCAATACCTATAAAACCAGACAAACCTTAATACAAATGATGCAGCAAGTTGATGAGGAAACACCAACTCAATTACCTCATAATAGAATCATAACTAAAAGAAAAGGGCAAATGAAATCTAACCACCATCATGCAAAAGATATATAGTACCATATAAATACAAACTATTTACCTTCCAGTAGGATCCCACTCGACATCTGTTGCCATAAAATGCTCAGCTTGAGCCATGGTCTCAAGCTCATCGACATtataaaactccaactgtccATTAAAACCTTTCAATCCAGCAAGAATAATAAAACGGCCACCTGGAGACCAGAAAAGAGCATTGGCCTGCTTGCCCTTGAGGGTTGTGAGCTTCGAAACCCGGCCAGTGTTAGTCCCACTACGCATCGAGTAGAAACTCACATCAGGCCTTGGATTATCACCATGAATGACTGCAAACCTGTGGCCTTTTGGCTCCCATGCAAAGGCAATAATCTTATCATTCTTATTCTCAAGCTCTAGAACCTCAATAGGTATGTCCCTTTCCTTGATCCTGAAAAGCTCAAAGCCAGTATATGTgcttttctttgtttttgtaTACCTTTCAACTTTGACAGCAAGATATTCCCCATTACTTTGCCAGTATAATTTGCAATCACTGACACTGAAGAGATTCTTTTGCCTCAACTCTTGTTTGCTTGGGATTTGCACAAGACTCACCTGAAATCAGAGATATAAGTCAAGCAAACTGAAATAACAGGATATGAGTCAACAATTTCAGATAGTGGTTCTCAGCTCACCCTCGCAGGTTGATTTCCTCCGCCTAGCTCTGGCACAAAAAGGGCAAGAATGGAATCCGTAGGAGACCAGCTGAAGTCAATAACATTTTCTACCTTTATAGATTTCTTGTCAATTAGACCAAAGGTTTCAGTTTCATAAACAGACACAGCATTCTTTCCTATTCTGGCAAAGTACTTATCTTCTCGTCCGCCACCCCATCTGGTGGTAAGAAACAACATATCAGATAGCACCCAAACAAGACAAAGAGAAACCATTAGCTCTTTGTATTTGTAAAAACAGGGAAGTTATGGGAAGAAATATGTGTATAATAAATCACCTGAAAACAGGCCAAGACACACCACTGACACCTCCAGTTCCACCAATAGCAAATTCATCTGCACTACCTTTGAAATCTCTCATCACTTTTCCACTTCTCACATCAAAAATGTTAATCACGACCCTCTGTTGAAATATAAGTGAACTTCATTCACAATCTCAGCTCACTAATATTGGACCATCAAGTGGTAATTCATGAAATAATTCATAACAATACATTACATGTGTGTCACGGGGATTGCTAGGCTCCTGGCTGCTGTAAGTCACCAAAAATCTCTCACCAGGGGAAAAGTCGATCAGTTTTACCTGTATTCACACCATCAAAGCTAGAACCTATGATAGAAACAATGTGCTAATGCATGTCAGATGCCAAAACTACCTGGGAATGTTGATAACGCATCAACCTGTTGAAAGTAGTAGCACCACCCCAAACTGCAGCGCCCTGCCTGTGTACTGTGGCTAAGTAAGTACCAAGTGGCGACCACTGAACAAAACTTTCTGTCCAGTACTGCAGGAAGCACACATTTCAATTAATACATTGAAGTTCACTTACAGATCTTTtgtaaacaataaaaaatgtagCGAACAAGAATGCTCATGCAGGGCTCAAGAGCAGGTAGATTAATACACTGAAGTTCACTTACAGATCTTTTGTAAACAAGTTCAGGTTTAGATTGCCTTGCATCATTCCATAAAACCTCGGTATCAGAGCCAGCGCGGATCACAAACTGATCCCGGGCTTTTTCATCCATAAGCCATTTTTGAAGATTCTCCTGCAAGAATTGATAAGCTATCATAAAAAATGACAAGATTCTCTTGATCTGGGAGCCATGAGCTCATCTACTTTTTTCCCCAGATAGTGAGTTTGAGTGAAAGAGACTAACCCCTGGAGTATATGGCTTGCTTTCTGGAGGAGCCCACTCCTCTGGGACCTTTAAAAACTTCTCAATTTCATCAAACATATTAACAGAAAATATGTGAGATCGATCCAGCTTGTACCCGTGGGTTTTTTCCTTTGCAAGTTCAGCTTCCTACAAACCATATGCAAATCAGTTCCGACACTGAAAGTGATGACTTGATCATAAGTATACATTAGCACCTAAAATACAGCTACTTTGCTCCTAATTCCTACACCAGTTATATATCTTCTGGGATTCATAAAAGTTTATGACTATCAAACTATGTAACTCTTTCATTTACATAATGAGCAGGGAAATGTAGCTCTTACAGCACATCATGAGAagggaaaaggagaataaatcTCAACACAAGCTGGATCAAGTGATGTGACTAGGAAGATtgcaaagaaaaataaaatgaatccCAGAAAACTttatagtttataataaaaatcaacTCCATGGCATCATCCAAAAAAGGATAACATAGCAATTATAGAACcatatcatatactccctccgttcagtTTAAGAGTCTTGTTttgccattttcgtccgtcccagtttaagagtcccATTTAGAATTTatcatatttggacataaaatttaacctcattgttgatgaaatttagACTCAAATgccattattttcataaaaataaaacaaaagaaacacCTTTTACATACAAAACGTCAAAGGGGTCCCACTTTCTCACTttaattattacacactccaacaaacACTACCTCACTtgaattattacacactccaacaatttcttaaaacccgtgccctaactaaattgcactcctaaactaggacggagggagtatatattaatagGCTCTATTCTACATTGTCATCACTACTAAAGACTTATAGGTTTGGCTACTAGAGTTGGCTAGCGACAGGGTGTTGCAGCTAGGGGTTTGAGCTACAGGATTGAAGAGTCTGAGTTTTATGGACTGGAGAGGGAACAGCAGCATGGGGATTCAAACGGAAGTATGTACACCAAAACAATGGCAACCCAGAAGACATTTATATTCAGAAAGTAAGTACTCAACAACAAAAAGCTTATCAGAAAGAAAGACTTAAGCCCCTTTTATCTCAGACAGACCCAAGCTAATTATCCAATAAACAACAAAAAGCTTATTTTTTGCATTAAAAGGAGAGAACAAATCTGAGCCAACAAGACATTTGCTCAGACCTCAGAGTGCATACTTAGATGAATACAAGCCCGTTTTCTTTCTGCCTCTCTAGGAGCTGCTACAAATGGAAGTTCTCCACTAAGTTAAAAGTACCAacaaaattacattaaaaaaaagaagcatTGCACCACCTGAGGAGTGTTATACTCAATGAAGCAGTATCCCTGGGTTTTACCAGTGTCGGGATCAGTTGGCATCCAGAGACCACCCTCTTTGATAACACCAATCTGACTGTATATCTTCCGCACAACTCCTTCTAGCTTCTCAAACTTCTCTTTGGGCACCACCGGCAAATTGTCCACCACTATTATGTTACCGAAACCCTCTTCGAATTCAAAATCTTCCTCCTTTTtcaaatcatcatcatcacttcaACAAAGAAAATCAATCAACAATATGTATATCTGATCGAGACCATTTCCGAATCCTAACACAATTCAAATCTACTCAGCATTCAAGACACGAGACATGAGCCACTTTTGTTTTATAGGCTAATGCAATAATGACAAAACTGAATAAACATTTCACACCGCAATTTTGGGCAGAATCCACTTTGAAAAATATGGCACGTGATAGAACGTTGGAAATCTCAGAAAATGGGTCGAATTTTCAACAGAAACTGTCATATTTTCTCTGAATTCATACCTGATAACGCCGAAGGTTTCTCCGGCGGGGAGGCGGACCGAATCGAGATCGAGAGAGTCGAGGTCGACATTGAGGCGGGCGGCTGTGGCCTGTATATCTTCCATCGACATCACGTCCGCCATGCTCGTTGCTGAGAGCTACCAGATATCTGTATACACGCGTAGATTAGCCAGCGAGGAAGAAGATACGCAGATAATGTAGAGATGCAGAAACGAAGATGAAAGAGTGCCTAGGGTTTTTCATAATTTTGGAGTTTGGGCTTTTATCACCATCAAGGAATGGGCCGGCCCATTCTTAGAAGAACATCGTGAGCCTATTTTAGAAGTGGGCTTCGGGTTGGGTATCTTAAATACAATACAACAGTAGATGATTTTATCCATAACCATAATTTAGTCACATATCaatgtttcttttttttgttaaaaaccTTATCATATCTCTTACTCCATTTCTCTTTCATACTTCATCTGTTTCTCATTTAATCTTTAAACATTAGTTCTTTAATATTGTATCAAAAGAAATGGTGCAAGTAGCTTAAAATGGATGAAGTAACTGATAATTGCAAATCTAACTGTAAACAAATTATTAAGATTATCAAGTTATTTATAAATAGTTATACTCCTTCCATCTCAGGTTGGACACTAGTTTTAAtccataattaataaagtaataggaagatagaatgaaaaagtaattaatgtatattttttttaatcaaaaacgCCCTTTGAAGTAATTAATGTATTGTTAATAGAGAATAGATTTCACTTAGAGAAAtgactttttaaaattaaaaagtgcgtACTTTTattggacaaactaaaaagaagaaaaaattgcATACAATATGGAGTGGAGTGAATATATAAAAACGTTATTTAGGTCAAAGTGTATCAAATTAGATTCAAGTGAGTTTCTATATCACAATAAACAAACTGAAACAATCACTCATAACATGGCAGAATTCACTAACCATTTAATACCATAATCCAGGAAGACCCGAACTTGGAAAAAAGGGCTTGTTATATCAAAGTCATATGCGAGCAAAATTCCTTGATATAAAAATGGACCAAAACTCAACTGACATATACAAACACATTTAACATTGTACAATGGTAGTACTACACTTGTTGTAACACAATCATCTTGGGAATTTTAGCAAATGTGACTCCTTTTCAAGTGTTAGAAAAACTGCAATGACAAGTTGAGTTTCTCACAAGCACTAGGAATGTCAGTCGATCCCCAAGCTCGAGTAAGGTTCAAAACCACCCTGAAATCATAAGCACGCGTCAGAGTTATATACTT is part of the Salvia splendens isolate huo1 chromosome 6, SspV2, whole genome shotgun sequence genome and encodes:
- the LOC121808896 gene encoding eukaryotic translation initiation factor 3 subunit B-like isoform X1; amino-acid sequence: MADVMSMEDIQATAARLNVDLDSLDLDSVRLPAGETFGVISDDDDLKKEEDFEFEEGFGNIIVVDNLPVVPKEKFEKLEGVVRKIYSQIGVIKEGGLWMPTDPDTGKTQGYCFIEYNTPQEAELAKEKTHGYKLDRSHIFSVNMFDEIEKFLKVPEEWAPPESKPYTPGENLQKWLMDEKARDQFVIRAGSDTEVLWNDARQSKPELVYKRSYWTESFVQWSPLGTYLATVHRQGAAVWGGATTFNRLMRYQHSQVKLIDFSPGERFLVTYSSQEPSNPRDTHRVVINIFDVRSGKVMRDFKGSADEFAIGGTGGVSGVSWPVFRWGGGREDKYFARIGKNAVSVYETETFGLIDKKSIKVENVIDFSWSPTDSILALFVPELGGGNQPARVSLVQIPSKQELRQKNLFSVSDCKLYWQSNGEYLAVKVERYTKTKKSTYTGFELFRIKERDIPIEVLELENKNDKIIAFAWEPKGHRFAVIHGDNPRPDVSFYSMRSGTNTGRVSKLTTLKGKQANALFWSPGGRFIILAGLKGFNGQLEFYNVDELETMAQAEHFMATDVEWDPTGRYCVTAVTSVHEMENGFNVWSFNGKLLYRILKDHFFQFLWRPRPPSFLTAEKEEEIAKNLKKYSKKYEAEDQDVSMLLSEQDREKRKALKEEWARWISEWKRLHEEEKLERQKLRDGEASDEEEEYEAKEVEVEELLDVSEEVISFD
- the LOC121808896 gene encoding eukaryotic translation initiation factor 3 subunit B-like isoform X2, producing the protein MHSEEAELAKEKTHGYKLDRSHIFSVNMFDEIEKFLKVPEEWAPPESKPYTPGENLQKWLMDEKARDQFVIRAGSDTEVLWNDARQSKPELVYKRSYWTESFVQWSPLGTYLATVHRQGAAVWGGATTFNRLMRYQHSQVKLIDFSPGERFLVTYSSQEPSNPRDTHRVVINIFDVRSGKVMRDFKGSADEFAIGGTGGVSGVSWPVFRWGGGREDKYFARIGKNAVSVYETETFGLIDKKSIKVENVIDFSWSPTDSILALFVPELGGGNQPARVSLVQIPSKQELRQKNLFSVSDCKLYWQSNGEYLAVKVERYTKTKKSTYTGFELFRIKERDIPIEVLELENKNDKIIAFAWEPKGHRFAVIHGDNPRPDVSFYSMRSGTNTGRVSKLTTLKGKQANALFWSPGGRFIILAGLKGFNGQLEFYNVDELETMAQAEHFMATDVEWDPTGRYCVTAVTSVHEMENGFNVWSFNGKLLYRILKDHFFQFLWRPRPPSFLTAEKEEEIAKNLKKYSKKYEAEDQDVSMLLSEQDREKRKALKEEWARWISEWKRLHEEEKLERQKLRDGEASDEEEEYEAKEVEVEELLDVSEEVISFD
- the LOC121806464 gene encoding sister chromatid cohesion protein DCC1-like; translated protein: MDNLHQQTACSAGAEAVLSLQPSSSISLTYHSLFGPHNDLMLLELDDKLLPDILHQRVTLRGQPDEDAVLCTSSKTYAVKFVGTSNSMLLIPSSEDVSRSHNNKDDGSMAVASVLKVAPGCMELVEVAPKLDELKLLLSQKPYSFGEASEMDTSEEREETGLGLYRWEDLVERIQASDEELKMGLQSISAVEIDGYWRILDESYMHAILSMLLHNVILNNWSINALDEDEVLGMLEADGFPRNVAKHCLQAYGSKIDDEGVCVSHLWKLDERRVCVCLAREILKGGKMKLEIFMEKWMRKLPDGMCASFEMLEGEILTEKLGIETWLYPFSVSSLPSTPAERFAILFQQRLKWEWKDLQPYVRDLKVPGLTSEALLLKYTRRSQPTAEAEPVFSAR